From one Excalfactoria chinensis isolate bCotChi1 chromosome 9, bCotChi1.hap2, whole genome shotgun sequence genomic stretch:
- the ACSL3 gene encoding fatty acid CoA ligase Acsl3 isoform X2 has product MKLKHNINPILLQFINFIILVYTVLTYIPWYIFSGSRQAIAKSKQVKARPVNNRPGSAYRSVNSLHCLASVLYPGCDTLDKVFKYAKTKYKDKKLLGTREILKEEDEIQPSGKVFKKVILGKYTWLSYEDVYIKAVNFGNGLAVLGQQPKTNIAIFCETRAEWMIAAQACFMCNYQLVTLYATLGGAAIVHGLNETEVTTIITSKELMQTKLKEIVSQIPRLRHIITVDGKPTTWSEFPKGVIVHTMASVQAMGAKADSGNKQQARPVPSDIAVIMYTSGSTGIPKGVMISHCNIIAGITGMAERIPNLGEKDIYVGYLPLAHVLELSAELVCLSHGCRIGYSSPQTLADQSSKIKKGSKGDVTILKPTLMAAVPEIMDRIYKNVMNKVNEMTSFQRNLFILAYNYKMEQISKGYTTPLCDSLIFRKVRMLLGGKIRILLCGGAPLSAATQRFMNICFCCPVGQGYGLTESAGAGTITEVWDYTTGRVGAPLVCCEIKLLNWEEGGYYNTDKPYPRGEILIGGQNVTVGYYKNEGRTRKDFTVDENGQRWLHTGDIGEFHQDGCLKIIDRKKDLVKLQAGEYVSLGKVEAALKNLPLVDNICAYASSNWISAVERKLR; this is encoded by the exons ATGAAGTTGAAGCATAACATCAACCCCATTCTTCTGCAGTTTATAAACTTTATTATCTTGGTGTACACGGTTTTAACATACATTCCTTGGTACATATTTTCAGGCTCAAGGCAGGCTATAGCAAAATCCAAGCAGGTTAAGGCTAGACCTGTGAATAACAGGCCTGGGAGTGCCTACAGGTCTGTTAACAGTCTGCACTGCTTAGCTTCAGTTCTGTATCCTGGCTGTGATACACTTGACAAAGTTTTTAAGTATGCTAAAACTAAATATAAGGACAAAAAGCTCTTAGGAACGCGGGAAATCCTGAAGGAGGAAGATGAAATCCAGCCATCAGGAAAGGTTTTCAAAAAG GTCATCCTTGGCAAGTACACCTGGCTTTCATATGAAGATGTATACATCAAAGCTGTTAATTTTGGAAATGGCTTAGCAGTGTTGGGTCAGCAACCAAAGACAAACATTGCTATCTTCTGTGAGACTAGAGCTGAGTGGATGATTGCAGCACAAGCCTGCTTTATGTGCAACTACCAGC tTGTTACTCTGTATGCTACCCTAGGAGGTGCAGCGATAGTACATGGGCTAAATGAAACAGAGGTGACCACCATCATCACTAGTAAAGAATTGATGCAAACAAAATTGAAG GAAATTGTTTCTCAAATTCCACGGCTGCGACATATTATAACAGTGGATGGCAAACCGACAACATGGTCAGAATTTCCCAAGGGTGTCATTGTTCACACTATGGCTTCTGTGCAAGCTATGGGAGCCAAGGCAGATAGTG gaaacaaacagcaagcCAGGCCTGTACCCTCTGATATCGCAGTGATCATGTACACAAGTGGATCCACAGGAATTCCCAAAGGAGTTATGATCTCCCACTGCAACATAATTGCTGGTATAACTGGAATGGCTGAAAGGATTCCAAATCTGGG GGAAAAAGACATTTATGTTGGCTATTTGCCTCTTGCCCATGTTCTGGAGCTGAGTGCTGAACTTGTGTGCCTGTCTCATGGATGCCGCATTGGTTACTCTTCACCTCAGACGTTAGCTGACCAG TCCTCTAAAAtcaagaaaggaagcaaaggtgATGTTACTATACTTAAACCAACCCTGATGGCAGCTGTCCCG GAAATTATGGATCGAATCTACAAAAATGTCATGAATAAGGTAAATGAAATGACGAGTTTCCAGCGAAATCTCTTTATATTGGCCTACAATTACAAAATGGAACAGATTTCCAAAGGTTACACGACCCCACTCTGCGATAG CCTTATTTTCCGGAAAGTACGAATGCTGTTAGGTGGAAAAATCCGCATCCTGCTTTGTGGAGGAGCTCCGCTCTCTGCTGCTACTCAGCGATTTATGaacatctgcttctgttgcCCTGTAGGGCAGGGGTATGGGCTCACTGAATCAGCTGGAGCTGGAACAATCACAGAAG TTTGGGACTACACTACAGGGAGAGTGGGAGCACCTTTGGTTTGCTGCGAAATCAAGTTATTGAACTGGGAAGAAG GTGGATATTACAACACTGATAAGCCATATCCTAGAGGTGAGATTCTTATTGGAGGGCAAAATGTGACTGTGGGCTACTATAAAAATGAAGGACGAACCAGAAAAGATTTCACTGTTGATGAGAATGGGCAGAGGTGGCTCCATACTGGAGATATTGGAGAGTTTCATCAAGACGGATGTCTAAAAATTATTG ATCGTAAAAAAGACCTTGTAAAACTGCAAGCAGGAGAATATGTTTCTCTTGGCAAAGTCGAAGCAGCTCTGAAGAATCTTCCGCTGGTAGATAACATTTGTGCATATGCAAGCAG